The uncultured Desulfobulbus sp. genome window below encodes:
- a CDS encoding toprim domain-containing protein, protein MMGNDFATLKDRTDLAEYICERTAKATTNAGGDTLNLESCPFCEGHDCFRITPTEQRFHCFQCNPDEAGGDIYDFIQRLDQCDKGQALQILAEYHGHELAKPQGPTRTPEEEQAHQAHLSIFDEAAAFYHDALMGESRALNYQRRVRCHTDKTLTALTVGYTDGMLHAYLKGKGFTEDQLIESGLAKLKNGKLQDFFVRDLFIYPHRNMKGHVAGFTIKDKRKQYKYRLPGEYWLQGGSLFYNMPAFAGKEVFLVEGENDLLTVHGRGGMANVAAINGQISKNQLEYLTSWAPGKTLYLCFDNDEAGEKYIKAVCQALRGHCTPPTLARTMPEEATTVFLVRFDREVKDVDEYLRGQGKPEEALKALKQSAERYYPPLQELKSWYSHFVTKRETKFDYDTFGKICFEWFQARGKFFIDGEECYLYFNNWIYKIGTNTPFKALIYSEARINAATNGFRLIIQNIESQAYLRGDRTSVPGWIYTNVKESTVYFNLCGEDNDLLIISPEKIEPAPNGTNAERVLLRNSPKMHPLRYHKDADVKKGMASLKAHIFDNLACDLADKYFVVCLLFNVVLLQYVKARGITKFSGTKGCGKTSAASMLSALIYGEDCVTTGSAASDFSEAAISPLTISDNLESDAVKGGKRDFLLTAATGITRQKRKAGSDSDNVYERSCTQLLVTSIEPFVEPELIERTNEIIFDKRFHNPDFRESIAVESDLKEARDLIWSAIFKIVAHDILPKIDEKKAAALKAIRTEYPAHSKSRLNELYAMLFIILQEVVKYMPQTQDPAAQGEARWILDNWIRDQNQRAFATESETNRILYNLEALFSEYEIRPEGFKLQYGINAEADRDGHELKKVDFYATTTGFCMAFDVLARERGIANPFKSAAQLGARIKDSLDTLQRAGWGFEYQAKKVNGNRLHRLTRTFK, encoded by the coding sequence ATGATGGGAAACGACTTTGCAACCCTCAAAGATCGTACCGACCTGGCGGAGTACATCTGCGAGCGTACCGCCAAAGCAACCACCAACGCCGGGGGCGATACATTAAACCTTGAGTCGTGCCCGTTTTGCGAGGGACACGACTGCTTCCGAATAACCCCTACAGAGCAGCGTTTCCACTGCTTCCAGTGCAATCCCGATGAAGCCGGGGGCGACATCTACGATTTCATTCAGCGCCTTGACCAGTGCGACAAGGGCCAGGCGCTGCAGATCCTCGCCGAATATCACGGCCACGAGCTGGCCAAGCCACAGGGGCCAACCCGAACACCTGAAGAAGAGCAGGCCCACCAAGCACACCTGAGCATCTTTGATGAGGCTGCAGCCTTTTATCATGATGCCTTGATGGGGGAGAGCAGAGCCCTGAATTATCAACGCCGGGTGCGCTGCCATACTGATAAGACGCTTACCGCGCTCACAGTAGGCTACACAGACGGCATGCTGCACGCTTATTTGAAAGGCAAGGGGTTTACCGAAGATCAGCTCATAGAGTCCGGCCTTGCCAAGCTCAAAAACGGAAAGCTGCAGGATTTTTTTGTTCGGGATTTGTTCATCTATCCGCACCGCAACATGAAAGGCCATGTTGCCGGGTTCACGATCAAGGATAAGCGGAAGCAATACAAGTACCGTTTGCCGGGCGAATATTGGCTGCAGGGCGGGTCTTTGTTTTACAACATGCCAGCATTCGCGGGGAAAGAGGTTTTCCTTGTAGAGGGAGAAAATGACTTGCTCACAGTGCATGGCCGGGGAGGAATGGCCAATGTGGCCGCCATTAACGGGCAAATTTCAAAAAATCAGCTCGAATACCTGACGTCATGGGCACCAGGGAAAACCTTGTACCTCTGCTTCGACAATGACGAGGCCGGGGAAAAATACATAAAGGCGGTTTGCCAGGCACTCCGAGGGCATTGCACGCCACCGACACTGGCCCGAACCATGCCGGAAGAGGCAACAACCGTCTTTCTGGTGCGCTTTGATCGTGAGGTGAAAGACGTTGACGAATATCTACGGGGCCAAGGTAAGCCAGAAGAGGCCTTAAAGGCCTTGAAGCAGAGCGCAGAACGGTATTACCCGCCGCTGCAAGAATTGAAGTCGTGGTACTCACATTTTGTCACCAAGCGTGAAACGAAGTTCGATTATGACACCTTTGGCAAGATCTGCTTCGAGTGGTTCCAGGCGCGGGGGAAATTCTTCATAGACGGCGAGGAATGCTACCTCTACTTCAACAACTGGATTTACAAGATCGGCACCAACACGCCGTTCAAGGCCCTGATCTACAGTGAAGCCAGGATCAATGCCGCCACTAACGGTTTTCGTCTGATTATCCAGAATATTGAAAGCCAAGCCTACCTGCGGGGCGACCGTACATCGGTACCAGGGTGGATATACACCAACGTCAAAGAGAGCACTGTCTACTTCAACCTCTGCGGGGAAGATAACGACCTGCTCATAATCAGCCCTGAAAAGATAGAACCGGCTCCCAACGGCACCAACGCCGAACGGGTACTGCTCCGCAACTCTCCCAAAATGCACCCCCTGCGTTATCATAAAGATGCCGACGTAAAGAAGGGGATGGCCAGCCTCAAGGCCCATATCTTTGACAACCTGGCCTGCGACCTGGCTGACAAATACTTTGTGGTCTGCCTGCTCTTCAATGTGGTGCTGCTGCAGTATGTCAAGGCCCGTGGCATTACCAAGTTTTCAGGAACCAAGGGCTGCGGCAAGACCTCGGCGGCCTCTATGCTTTCCGCCCTCATTTATGGGGAAGATTGCGTGACCACAGGTTCTGCCGCTTCGGATTTTTCCGAGGCGGCTATCTCTCCACTGACCATATCGGACAACCTTGAATCCGATGCAGTAAAGGGCGGCAAGCGTGACTTTCTGCTCACGGCGGCTACAGGTATCACCCGGCAGAAACGTAAGGCAGGGAGCGATTCTGACAACGTATATGAGCGCTCTTGCACACAGCTGCTTGTCACTTCCATTGAGCCCTTTGTTGAACCGGAACTGATCGAACGAACCAACGAGATCATTTTTGACAAGCGGTTCCATAATCCCGATTTCCGTGAGTCAATCGCGGTTGAATCCGACCTGAAAGAAGCCCGTGACCTGATTTGGAGCGCCATCTTCAAAATCGTTGCTCACGACATCCTGCCGAAGATCGACGAGAAGAAAGCCGCCGCCCTCAAGGCCATCCGCACCGAGTACCCCGCCCACTCAAAATCCCGCCTCAACGAGCTGTACGCCATGCTCTTCATCATCTTGCAAGAGGTTGTCAAGTACATGCCGCAAACCCAAGATCCTGCAGCACAGGGTGAGGCCAGGTGGATACTGGATAATTGGATTCGTGACCAGAACCAGCGGGCCTTTGCCACTGAATCTGAGACGAACAGGATTCTCTACAACCTGGAAGCGCTGTTCAGTGAATACGAGATCAGGCCGGAAGGGTTCAAGCTGCAATATGGCATCAATGCTGAAGCGGATCGCGACGGCCACGAGCTGAAAAAGGTCGACTTCTACGCAACCACCACCGGGTTCTGCATGGCCTTTGATGTGCTGGCCAGGGAGCGCGGCATAGCAAACCCATTCAAATCGGCCGCACAGCTTGGCGCCAGAATCAAGGATTCTCTGGATACGTTGCAGCGGGCTGGATGGGGCTTTGAGTACCAGGCAAAAAAAGTCAACGGGAACCGGCTGCACCGCCTGACCCGTACCTTCAAGTAA